From a region of the Hallerella porci genome:
- the lysA gene encoding diaminopimelate decarboxylase: MSNSIFSDEIIREGVAQYGTPFWLYDRATIEKRVQELKCFDTVRFAQKACPNLSIISLIKKCGAVVDAVSAGEIVRALRAGFKGDESDKQVPQIVYTADIFDRDALELVKKYNIHVNVGSADMIQQLADAGVKSNLTLRVNPGFGHGHSQKTNTGGPLSKHGVWHSQIKDCVKLAQANGMWITGLHMHIGSGSDFEHLSKVCDAMRDASRRLGSHLRVISAGGGLPIPYKESEKGNRIDVKAYYDLWDKARKDIAQSIGHDVALEVEPGRYLVAESAVLVAEIRAVKFQEDKLFYLVDAGFNDLVRPSFYGSYHAISIVSKDGRKLDSEKDVIVAGPLCESGDVFTQEEGGFVVTRKLPEAKVGDFLVLHDAGAYGSAMSSNYNSRRYAPEILLSNGELHVIRERQTFEQLMENEKIIAL, encoded by the coding sequence ATGTCTAATTCGATTTTTTCGGACGAAATTATTCGAGAGGGTGTCGCGCAATACGGCACCCCTTTTTGGCTTTATGATCGGGCGACTATCGAAAAGCGTGTTCAGGAACTCAAGTGCTTCGATACAGTTCGTTTCGCTCAAAAAGCTTGCCCCAATCTTTCCATTATTTCGCTGATTAAAAAATGTGGCGCTGTAGTGGATGCTGTGAGTGCTGGTGAAATTGTCCGCGCTTTACGCGCAGGATTTAAAGGCGACGAAAGCGACAAGCAAGTTCCGCAAATCGTTTACACGGCGGATATTTTTGACCGCGACGCATTGGAACTTGTGAAGAAATACAATATCCATGTGAACGTCGGCTCGGCGGATATGATTCAGCAACTCGCTGACGCAGGAGTGAAATCAAATTTGACTCTTCGCGTGAATCCGGGATTTGGCCACGGTCATTCGCAAAAAACGAATACGGGTGGACCGCTTTCGAAACACGGCGTTTGGCATTCGCAGATTAAAGATTGCGTTAAGTTGGCGCAGGCAAACGGAATGTGGATTACGGGTCTGCACATGCATATCGGCAGCGGCTCGGACTTTGAACATCTTTCCAAAGTTTGCGATGCCATGCGCGACGCTTCGCGCCGTTTAGGTTCACATCTCCGCGTGATTTCTGCAGGCGGAGGACTTCCGATTCCGTATAAAGAAAGCGAAAAAGGAAACCGCATCGATGTAAAAGCATATTACGATTTGTGGGATAAAGCCCGCAAAGATATTGCGCAATCGATCGGACATGATGTCGCTCTCGAAGTGGAACCGGGACGTTACTTGGTCGCAGAAAGCGCTGTGCTCGTCGCCGAAATTCGCGCGGTAAAATTCCAAGAAGATAAATTGTTCTATTTGGTAGACGCTGGCTTCAATGATCTCGTGCGCCCGTCTTTTTACGGATCTTATCATGCGATTTCCATTGTTTCAAAAGATGGACGCAAATTGGATTCCGAAAAAGATGTCATCGTCGCAGGTCCGCTTTGCGAATCGGGTGATGTCTTTACGCAAGAAGAAGGCGGCTTTGTCGTAACGCGGAAATTGCCCGAAGCTAAAGTCGGCGATTTCTTGGTTTTGCACGATGCAGGTGCTTACGGAAGTGCGATGTCGAGCAATTATAATAGCCGTCGTTACGCTCCGGAAATTCTTCTTTCAAATGGAGAATTGCACGTGATTCGTGAACGGCAGACATTTGAACAGTTGATGGAAAACGAAAAAATCATCGCTCTCTAA
- a CDS encoding glycogen-binding domain-containing protein, translating to MSTQTKTVRKAPAKKAPAKAAKTAPKKETVAKAVKPAKVEKVANKAASKVAAKAAPKAAPKAVKLAKVEKTVAKVAKAPKAAKVVKAAPKAKKASKVELTEVVFSVYSPDSQKVEVAGEFNNWTPAAMTKGEQGVWTLKTSLAAGSYQYKFVFDGSWEIDQANPDRVPDGQGGENSVKNV from the coding sequence ATGTCAACTCAAACGAAAACTGTGAGAAAGGCTCCTGCCAAGAAAGCCCCTGCAAAGGCTGCAAAAACCGCTCCGAAAAAAGAAACGGTAGCGAAGGCTGTCAAGCCGGCGAAAGTGGAAAAGGTGGCAAATAAGGCTGCTTCTAAAGTTGCCGCAAAAGCTGCACCGAAGGCTGCTCCGAAAGCTGTCAAACTGGCGAAAGTTGAAAAGACTGTTGCAAAAGTCGCAAAGGCTCCGAAGGCGGCAAAAGTTGTCAAAGCAGCTCCGAAAGCGAAGAAAGCGTCCAAGGTCGAATTGACCGAAGTCGTCTTCAGCGTTTATTCTCCCGATTCTCAAAAGGTTGAAGTCGCGGGCGAATTCAACAACTGGACTCCGGCTGCGATGACAAAAGGGGAACAAGGCGTGTGGACTTTGAAAACAAGTCTTGCTGCAGGTTCTTACCAATATAAATTCGTCTTTGACGGAAGCTGGGAAATTGACCAAGCAAATCCGGACCGCGTTCCTGACGGTCAGGGTGGCGAAAATAGCGTCAAGAATGTCTAA
- the rpe gene encoding ribulose-phosphate 3-epimerase produces MTKPSAIIAPSVLNANFLRLQDEISAIEKGGAGLVHLDIMDGHFVPNISFGPDISKQIGKASSLPMDCHLMISNPEMFVDEFAKAGARYISIQAESTHHLDRILNRIRELGAKPAVSINPATPIENIKWVLDTVDMVLVMSVNPGFGGQSLIPYCLDKIHELRSLKPELDIEIDGGVKLSNILDAKKAGANIFVVGSAIFKTESPEETCREFVNQVK; encoded by the coding sequence ATGACAAAGCCTTCTGCAATCATTGCCCCGAGCGTTTTGAACGCAAACTTTCTCCGCTTACAAGATGAAATTTCTGCGATAGAAAAAGGCGGCGCAGGACTCGTTCACTTAGATATTATGGATGGACATTTCGTTCCTAATATCAGTTTCGGTCCCGACATTTCGAAGCAAATCGGCAAAGCGTCCTCTCTTCCGATGGATTGCCATTTGATGATTAGCAATCCCGAAATGTTCGTTGATGAATTTGCCAAAGCAGGCGCGCGTTACATTTCAATTCAAGCCGAATCAACGCATCACTTAGACCGCATTTTAAATCGCATTCGCGAACTCGGCGCAAAGCCCGCAGTAAGCATTAACCCTGCAACTCCCATCGAAAATATCAAATGGGTTTTGGATACGGTCGATATGGTGCTCGTGATGTCGGTGAATCCAGGCTTCGGCGGACAAAGTTTAATTCCCTATTGCTTGGATAAAATTCACGAATTGCGTTCTCTCAAACCGGAACTCGATATCGAAATTGACGGCGGCGTAAAATTGTCAAATATCCTCGATGCAAAAAAAGCGGGAGCCAATATCTTCGTCGTCGGCAGTGCGATTTTCAAAACAGAATCGCCCGAAGAAACTTGCCGTGAATTTGTGAATCAGGTGAAGTAA
- a CDS encoding NUDIX domain-containing protein — MLNTSLCYIEQNGSYLLLHRVKKQNDINHDKWIGIGGKFEEGESPEDCVRREAREETGLELLDLKYCGIVTFVSDGMNEVEFMHLFRATKFSGELKECDEGVLEWIPKEKFAELPHWDGDRIFLTLIDREVPFFSLKLTYRGNTLTEALLNEKPVQASDFAYGSLPEFPPMRRHERELSREDAMEILTQNEYGILATENSIGYPYGIPLSYAFDGEHIWFHGAKAGEKFNAITRNSRVSFTVVRNTKIHPEKFSTAFESCIVFGRVRIPKDPKIGLRLLVKKYSPEFQEAGDAYIERALHKTGVFRIDIEHISGKKHE; from the coding sequence ATGTTAAACACATCCCTTTGCTACATCGAACAAAACGGTTCTTATCTGTTGCTTCACCGCGTAAAAAAGCAGAACGATATCAATCACGATAAATGGATTGGAATCGGCGGGAAATTTGAAGAAGGCGAAAGCCCCGAAGATTGCGTGCGGCGAGAAGCCCGCGAAGAAACGGGACTCGAACTTTTAGATTTAAAATACTGCGGAATCGTTACCTTCGTAAGCGACGGAATGAACGAAGTCGAATTTATGCATCTCTTTCGGGCGACAAAATTTTCGGGCGAATTGAAAGAATGCGACGAAGGCGTTTTAGAATGGATTCCCAAAGAAAAATTTGCAGAGCTTCCGCATTGGGATGGCGACCGCATTTTCTTAACTCTCATCGATCGCGAAGTTCCATTCTTTTCGTTAAAACTCACATATCGAGGGAACACTCTTACCGAAGCACTTCTCAACGAAAAGCCCGTTCAAGCTAGCGATTTCGCTTACGGTTCTCTTCCCGAATTTCCGCCGATGCGACGTCATGAACGCGAACTTTCCCGCGAAGATGCGATGGAAATTTTAACGCAAAATGAATACGGCATTCTTGCAACAGAAAATTCCATCGGTTATCCTTATGGAATTCCTTTGAGTTACGCCTTTGACGGGGAACATATTTGGTTTCACGGCGCAAAAGCGGGCGAAAAATTTAACGCCATTACAAGAAATTCCCGCGTGAGTTTTACCGTTGTCCGCAACACAAAAATTCATCCGGAAAAATTCAGCACTGCCTTTGAAAGTTGCATTGTCTTCGGACGCGTTCGTATTCCCAAAGATCCCAAAATCGGTTTGCGTTTACTCGTCAAAAAATACAGCCCCGAATTTCAAGAAGCGGGCGATGCTTACATTGAACGCGCTCTGCATAAAACCGGAGTTTTCCGCATTGACATTGAACACATTAGCGGGAAAAAACACGAATAA
- a CDS encoding chloride channel protein has product MKKISRLFIINSYMPKMFLAAFIGLVTGGVAIIFRICLESTTEFVNKTFSGPFLFLAPAIGGLLVGLLLFVFAKTPEAAGQGTDRSIYAFHHRGGVLRKRVAPVKLLASTITLGSGGSAGFEGPVSQIGSGIASTICRFFKMTRAVRRQFGLAGMAAGLGSIFKAPLAGALTSVEILYCEDFESSAFGTSIIASVVGFTVYSSVFGTAPTFNVPDFYFVNSLNLFCCALLGLLCVPASYLYVKFYYKVEDFFTAWKIPNWAKPAIGGILCGAVAFFFPQAMGGTWDYVESMTRLVDPEHSPSILFLLGLVIAKIMATSFTVGSGGAGGVFGPSLFLGGVLGAAFAVAFETVLPGVLQEPGAMALVGMGAFFAGAAKAPLAGVVMVCEMTGSYQLLPGIMLAAVVHVAFSRKWGIYRSQVLNKFSSPAHRLEMDPDLLRTISVGSVMQKSKVLCLDAKKTIHEAEKDIDTFNVEFTDSATMHTYPVFDDEEYLGVLDWSLVLRNIVSIEGGANVLLVSDCVTHSPLLPASVDLHSAMKFMLKHSINEVYVKNSAGKIVGTISSATILHAYDKAVKNEK; this is encoded by the coding sequence ATGAAAAAAATTTCCCGACTTTTCATCATCAATTCTTACATGCCAAAAATGTTTTTGGCAGCTTTCATCGGACTTGTGACCGGTGGCGTCGCCATAATATTTCGCATTTGTTTGGAATCGACGACGGAGTTTGTGAATAAAACTTTTTCGGGTCCGTTTCTTTTTCTTGCGCCAGCGATCGGCGGACTTTTAGTCGGGCTTTTACTTTTTGTTTTTGCAAAAACTCCTGAGGCAGCGGGGCAAGGAACGGATCGCTCCATTTATGCGTTTCATCATCGCGGCGGAGTACTGCGGAAACGCGTTGCGCCCGTGAAACTTTTGGCGAGTACGATTACTCTCGGCAGCGGCGGAAGCGCGGGCTTTGAAGGTCCGGTGTCGCAAATCGGTTCGGGAATTGCTTCGACCATTTGCCGCTTTTTCAAAATGACTCGAGCGGTGCGGCGTCAATTCGGACTCGCAGGAATGGCTGCGGGATTGGGTTCTATTTTTAAAGCGCCGTTAGCGGGCGCGCTCACTTCGGTAGAAATTCTTTACTGCGAAGATTTTGAAAGCAGCGCATTTGGAACTTCAATTATCGCTTCGGTTGTCGGCTTTACCGTTTATTCGAGCGTCTTTGGAACAGCGCCGACATTTAATGTGCCCGACTTTTATTTTGTAAATAGTTTGAATCTTTTTTGCTGCGCATTACTCGGGCTTCTCTGCGTTCCCGCTTCGTATCTCTACGTCAAATTCTATTATAAAGTCGAAGATTTTTTCACCGCGTGGAAAATTCCGAATTGGGCAAAGCCCGCAATCGGAGGCATTCTCTGCGGTGCTGTTGCATTCTTTTTCCCGCAGGCGATGGGCGGCACTTGGGATTACGTTGAAAGCATGACGCGACTCGTCGATCCAGAACATTCGCCATCGATTTTATTTTTGCTCGGACTCGTCATCGCTAAAATTATGGCGACATCGTTTACGGTGGGAAGCGGCGGTGCTGGCGGCGTTTTCGGTCCTTCGCTTTTTCTCGGCGGTGTTCTCGGGGCTGCTTTTGCAGTTGCTTTCGAAACGGTTTTGCCCGGAGTTTTACAAGAACCGGGTGCGATGGCGTTGGTGGGAATGGGCGCATTTTTTGCGGGAGCAGCAAAGGCTCCGCTCGCCGGCGTAGTGATGGTTTGCGAAATGACGGGGAGCTATCAACTGCTTCCGGGAATTATGCTTGCGGCAGTTGTCCACGTTGCGTTTAGCCGCAAATGGGGAATTTATCGGAGTCAAGTTTTAAACAAATTTTCGTCGCCCGCGCATCGCTTAGAAATGGATCCCGATTTACTGCGGACAATTTCGGTGGGCTCGGTCATGCAGAAATCAAAAGTGCTTTGCTTGGATGCGAAGAAGACAATTCACGAAGCGGAAAAAGATATCGATACATTTAATGTGGAATTTACAGATTCAGCGACGATGCATACCTATCCGGTTTTTGATGACGAAGAATATTTAGGCGTTCTCGATTGGAGTTTAGTTTTGCGCAATATCGTTTCGATTGAAGGCGGAGCCAATGTGCTTTTGGTTTCGGATTGCGTGACGCATTCGCCGCTTCTCCCCGCGAGCGTTGATTTGCATTCGGCGATGAAGTTTATGCTGAAACATTCGATTAACGAAGTTTATGTGAAAAATTCCGCCGGGAAAATTGTGGGCACGATTTCGTCGGCGACGATTTTACACGCTTACGATAAAGCGGTGAAAAATGAAAAATAA